From the genome of Mastomys coucha isolate ucsf_1 unplaced genomic scaffold, UCSF_Mcou_1 pScaffold6, whole genome shotgun sequence, one region includes:
- the Slc5a6 gene encoding sodium-dependent multivitamin transporter isoform X2: MRMSVEGTAAPFHTTTDTNRAISTFSVVDYVVFGLLLVLSLVIGLYHACRGWGRHTVGELLMADRKMGCLPVALSLLATFQSAVAILGAPAEIYRFGTQYWFLGCSYFLGLLIPAHVFIPVFYRLHLTSAYEYLELRFNKAVRICGTVTFIFQMVIYMGVALYAPSLALNAVTGFDLWLSVLALGIVCNIYTALGGLKAVIWTDVFQTLVMFLGQLVVIIVGTARVGGLGHVWNVTSQYGLISGIELDPDPFVRHTFWTLAFGGVFMMLSLYGVNQAQVQRYLSSHSEKAAVLSCYAVFPCQQVALCMSCLIGLVMFAYYKEYSMSPQQEQAAPDQLVLYFVMDLLKDMPGLPGLFVACLFSGSLSTISSAFNSLATVTMEDLIQPWFPQLTETRAIMLSRSLAFAYGLICLGMAYISSHLGSVLQAALSIFGMVGGPLLGLFCLGMFFPCANPLGAIVGLLTGLTMAFWIGIGSIVSRMSSAAPSPPLNGSSSFMPSNLTVATVTTLMPSTLSRGNAGPVPEPWHHLPCVAKAPCTPAPILPEAALLEKP; encoded by the exons ATGAGGATGAGTGTGGAGGGCACTGCAGCTCCCTTCCATACAACCACAGACACCAACAGGGCTATTTCCACCTTTTCTGTTGTGGACTATGTAGTATTTGGCCTGTTGCTGGTTCTCTCCCTTGTCATTGGGCTTTATCATGCTTGCCGTGGCTGGGGCCGCCATACTGTTGGTGAACTGCTGATGGCAGACCGCAAAATGGGCTGTCTTCCTGTGGCCCTGTCCTTGCTGGCCACCTTCCAGTCAGCCGTGGCCATCCTGGGGGCACCAGCTGAGATCTACCGATTTGGAACCCAGTATTGGTTCCTGGGGTGCTCCTACTTCCTGGGACTCCTGATCCCTGCTCATGTCTTCATCCCTGTCTTCTACCGCCTGCATCTGACCAGTGCCTATGAG TACCTAGAGCTCCGCTTCAATAAAGCAGTTCGGATCTGTGGGACTGTGACCTTCATCTTTCAGATG GTGATCTACATGGGAGTTGCTCTCTATGCACCATCCTTGGCCCTCAATGCAG TGACTGGATTTGATCTTTGGCTGTCAGTGCTAGCCCTAGGAATTGTCTGCAACATCTACACTGCACTG GGTGGGCTGAAGGCTGTCATCTGGACAGATGTGTTCCAAACACTGGTCATGTTCCTAGGGCAGCTGGTGGTTATCATTGTAGGAACAGCCAGAGTGGGTGGCTTGGGGCATGTATGGAATGTGACTTCCCAGTACGGCCTCATTTCTGGGATTGA GCTGGATCCTGACCCCTTTGTGCGTCATACTTTCTGGACTTTGGCCTTTGGAGGTGTCTTCATGATGCTCTCCTTGTATGGAGTGAATCAAGCTCAGGTGCAGCGCTACCTCAGTTCCCACTCAGAGAAGGCTGCTGTGCT CTCCTGCTATGCAGTGTTCCCTTGCCAGCAAGTGGCCCTCTGCATGAGCTGCCTCATTGGTCTAGTCATGTTTGCCTATTATAAGGAGTATAGCATGAGCCCCCAGCAAGAGCAGGCAGCCCCTGACCAG TTAGTCCTCTACTTTGTGATGGACCTCCTGAAAGACATGCCAGGGCTGCCTGGGCTCTTCGTTGCCTGCCTCTTCAGTGGATCTCTCAG CACCATATCCTCTGCATTCAATTCACTGGCAACCGTCACGATGGAAGACCTGATCCAGCCCTGGTTCCCTCAGCTGACTGAAACCCGGGCCATCATGCTTTCTCGGAGCCTTG CCTTTGCCTATGGGCTCATTTGTCTGGGAATGGCATATATTTCCTCTCATCTGGGATCAGTGCTCCAG GCAGCGCTCAGTATCTTTGGCATGGTTGGAGGGCCACTGCTGGGACTCTTCTGCCTCGGGATGTTCTTTCCATGTGCCAACCCTCTT GGTGCCATTGTAGGCCTGTTGACGGGACTCACCATGGCCTTCTGGATTGGCATTGGGAGCATAGTAAGCAGGATGAGTTCTGCTGCGCCATCCCCTCCCCTTAATGGATCCAGTTCCTTCATGCCCAGCAATCTAACTGTGGCCACTGTGACCACCCTGATGCCTTCTACCCTGTCCAG GGGGAATGCGGGGCCGGTCCCTGAACCCTGGCACCATTTACCCTGTGTTGCCAAAGCTCCTTGCACTCCTGCCCCTATCCTGCCAGAAGCGGCTTTGCTGGAGAAGCCATAG
- the Slc5a6 gene encoding sodium-dependent multivitamin transporter isoform X3 has translation MRMSVEGTAAPFHTTTDTNRAISTFSVVDYVVFGLLLVLSLVIGLYHACRGWGRHTVGELLMADRKMGCLPVALSLLATFQSAVAILGAPAEIYRFGTQYWFLGCSYFLGLLIPAHVFIPVFYRLHLTSAYEYLELRFNKAVRICGTVTFIFQMVIYMGVALYAPSLALNAVTGFDLWLSVLALGIVCNIYTALGGLKAVIWTDVFQTLVMFLGQLVVIIVGTARVGGLGHVWNVTSQYGLISGIELDPDPFVRHTFWTLAFGGVFMMLSLYGVNQAQVQRYLSSHSEKAAVLSCYAVFPCQQVALCMSCLIGLVMFAYYKEYSMSPQQEQAAPDQLVLYFVMDLLKDMPGLPGLFVACLFSGSLSTISSAFNSLATVTMEDLIQPWFPQLTETRAIMLSRSLAFAYGLICLGMAYISSHLGSVLQAALSIFGMVGGPLLGLFCLGMFFPCANPLAHRTAAVLFPVLFMVQCAQLHHSHCSGPDCQSAHRGNAGPVPEPWHHLPCVAKAPCTPAPILPEAALLEKP, from the exons ATGAGGATGAGTGTGGAGGGCACTGCAGCTCCCTTCCATACAACCACAGACACCAACAGGGCTATTTCCACCTTTTCTGTTGTGGACTATGTAGTATTTGGCCTGTTGCTGGTTCTCTCCCTTGTCATTGGGCTTTATCATGCTTGCCGTGGCTGGGGCCGCCATACTGTTGGTGAACTGCTGATGGCAGACCGCAAAATGGGCTGTCTTCCTGTGGCCCTGTCCTTGCTGGCCACCTTCCAGTCAGCCGTGGCCATCCTGGGGGCACCAGCTGAGATCTACCGATTTGGAACCCAGTATTGGTTCCTGGGGTGCTCCTACTTCCTGGGACTCCTGATCCCTGCTCATGTCTTCATCCCTGTCTTCTACCGCCTGCATCTGACCAGTGCCTATGAG TACCTAGAGCTCCGCTTCAATAAAGCAGTTCGGATCTGTGGGACTGTGACCTTCATCTTTCAGATG GTGATCTACATGGGAGTTGCTCTCTATGCACCATCCTTGGCCCTCAATGCAG TGACTGGATTTGATCTTTGGCTGTCAGTGCTAGCCCTAGGAATTGTCTGCAACATCTACACTGCACTG GGTGGGCTGAAGGCTGTCATCTGGACAGATGTGTTCCAAACACTGGTCATGTTCCTAGGGCAGCTGGTGGTTATCATTGTAGGAACAGCCAGAGTGGGTGGCTTGGGGCATGTATGGAATGTGACTTCCCAGTACGGCCTCATTTCTGGGATTGA GCTGGATCCTGACCCCTTTGTGCGTCATACTTTCTGGACTTTGGCCTTTGGAGGTGTCTTCATGATGCTCTCCTTGTATGGAGTGAATCAAGCTCAGGTGCAGCGCTACCTCAGTTCCCACTCAGAGAAGGCTGCTGTGCT CTCCTGCTATGCAGTGTTCCCTTGCCAGCAAGTGGCCCTCTGCATGAGCTGCCTCATTGGTCTAGTCATGTTTGCCTATTATAAGGAGTATAGCATGAGCCCCCAGCAAGAGCAGGCAGCCCCTGACCAG TTAGTCCTCTACTTTGTGATGGACCTCCTGAAAGACATGCCAGGGCTGCCTGGGCTCTTCGTTGCCTGCCTCTTCAGTGGATCTCTCAG CACCATATCCTCTGCATTCAATTCACTGGCAACCGTCACGATGGAAGACCTGATCCAGCCCTGGTTCCCTCAGCTGACTGAAACCCGGGCCATCATGCTTTCTCGGAGCCTTG CCTTTGCCTATGGGCTCATTTGTCTGGGAATGGCATATATTTCCTCTCATCTGGGATCAGTGCTCCAG GCAGCGCTCAGTATCTTTGGCATGGTTGGAGGGCCACTGCTGGGACTCTTCTGCCTCGGGATGTTCTTTCCATGTGCCAACCCTCTT GCCCACAGGACTGCAGCAGTTCTATTCCCTGTCCTATTTATGGTACAGTGCGCACAACTCCACCACAGTCATTGTAGTGGGCCTGATTGTCAGTCTGCTCACCG GGGGAATGCGGGGCCGGTCCCTGAACCCTGGCACCATTTACCCTGTGTTGCCAAAGCTCCTTGCACTCCTGCCCCTATCCTGCCAGAAGCGGCTTTGCTGGAGAAGCCATAG
- the Slc5a6 gene encoding sodium-dependent multivitamin transporter isoform X1: protein MRMSVEGTAAPFHTTTDTNRAISTFSVVDYVVFGLLLVLSLVIGLYHACRGWGRHTVGELLMADRKMGCLPVALSLLATFQSAVAILGAPAEIYRFGTQYWFLGCSYFLGLLIPAHVFIPVFYRLHLTSAYEYLELRFNKAVRICGTVTFIFQMVIYMGVALYAPSLALNAVTGFDLWLSVLALGIVCNIYTALGGLKAVIWTDVFQTLVMFLGQLVVIIVGTARVGGLGHVWNVTSQYGLISGIELDPDPFVRHTFWTLAFGGVFMMLSLYGVNQAQVQRYLSSHSEKAAVLSCYAVFPCQQVALCMSCLIGLVMFAYYKEYSMSPQQEQAAPDQLVLYFVMDLLKDMPGLPGLFVACLFSGSLSTISSAFNSLATVTMEDLIQPWFPQLTETRAIMLSRSLAFAYGLICLGMAYISSHLGSVLQAALSIFGMVGGPLLGLFCLGMFFPCANPLGAIVGLLTGLTMAFWIGIGSIVSRMSSAAPSPPLNGSSSFMPSNLTVATVTTLMPSTLSRPTGLQQFYSLSYLWYSAHNSTTVIVVGLIVSLLTGGMRGRSLNPGTIYPVLPKLLALLPLSCQKRLCWRSHSQDIPVVSNLFPEKMRNGVLQDSRDKERMAEDGLVHQPCSPTYVVQETSL, encoded by the exons ATGAGGATGAGTGTGGAGGGCACTGCAGCTCCCTTCCATACAACCACAGACACCAACAGGGCTATTTCCACCTTTTCTGTTGTGGACTATGTAGTATTTGGCCTGTTGCTGGTTCTCTCCCTTGTCATTGGGCTTTATCATGCTTGCCGTGGCTGGGGCCGCCATACTGTTGGTGAACTGCTGATGGCAGACCGCAAAATGGGCTGTCTTCCTGTGGCCCTGTCCTTGCTGGCCACCTTCCAGTCAGCCGTGGCCATCCTGGGGGCACCAGCTGAGATCTACCGATTTGGAACCCAGTATTGGTTCCTGGGGTGCTCCTACTTCCTGGGACTCCTGATCCCTGCTCATGTCTTCATCCCTGTCTTCTACCGCCTGCATCTGACCAGTGCCTATGAG TACCTAGAGCTCCGCTTCAATAAAGCAGTTCGGATCTGTGGGACTGTGACCTTCATCTTTCAGATG GTGATCTACATGGGAGTTGCTCTCTATGCACCATCCTTGGCCCTCAATGCAG TGACTGGATTTGATCTTTGGCTGTCAGTGCTAGCCCTAGGAATTGTCTGCAACATCTACACTGCACTG GGTGGGCTGAAGGCTGTCATCTGGACAGATGTGTTCCAAACACTGGTCATGTTCCTAGGGCAGCTGGTGGTTATCATTGTAGGAACAGCCAGAGTGGGTGGCTTGGGGCATGTATGGAATGTGACTTCCCAGTACGGCCTCATTTCTGGGATTGA GCTGGATCCTGACCCCTTTGTGCGTCATACTTTCTGGACTTTGGCCTTTGGAGGTGTCTTCATGATGCTCTCCTTGTATGGAGTGAATCAAGCTCAGGTGCAGCGCTACCTCAGTTCCCACTCAGAGAAGGCTGCTGTGCT CTCCTGCTATGCAGTGTTCCCTTGCCAGCAAGTGGCCCTCTGCATGAGCTGCCTCATTGGTCTAGTCATGTTTGCCTATTATAAGGAGTATAGCATGAGCCCCCAGCAAGAGCAGGCAGCCCCTGACCAG TTAGTCCTCTACTTTGTGATGGACCTCCTGAAAGACATGCCAGGGCTGCCTGGGCTCTTCGTTGCCTGCCTCTTCAGTGGATCTCTCAG CACCATATCCTCTGCATTCAATTCACTGGCAACCGTCACGATGGAAGACCTGATCCAGCCCTGGTTCCCTCAGCTGACTGAAACCCGGGCCATCATGCTTTCTCGGAGCCTTG CCTTTGCCTATGGGCTCATTTGTCTGGGAATGGCATATATTTCCTCTCATCTGGGATCAGTGCTCCAG GCAGCGCTCAGTATCTTTGGCATGGTTGGAGGGCCACTGCTGGGACTCTTCTGCCTCGGGATGTTCTTTCCATGTGCCAACCCTCTT GGTGCCATTGTAGGCCTGTTGACGGGACTCACCATGGCCTTCTGGATTGGCATTGGGAGCATAGTAAGCAGGATGAGTTCTGCTGCGCCATCCCCTCCCCTTAATGGATCCAGTTCCTTCATGCCCAGCAATCTAACTGTGGCCACTGTGACCACCCTGATGCCTTCTACCCTGTCCAG GCCCACAGGACTGCAGCAGTTCTATTCCCTGTCCTATTTATGGTACAGTGCGCACAACTCCACCACAGTCATTGTAGTGGGCCTGATTGTCAGTCTGCTCACCG GGGGAATGCGGGGCCGGTCCCTGAACCCTGGCACCATTTACCCTGTGTTGCCAAAGCTCCTTGCACTCCTGCCCCTATCCTGCCAGAAGCGGCTTTGCTGGAGAAGCCATAGCCAG GATATCCCTGTGGTCTCCAACCTGTTTCCAGAGAAGATGAGGAATGGAGTGCTGCAGGacagcagagacaaagagaggatgGCTGAAGATGGTCTTGTCCACCAGCCGTGCAGCCCTACCTACGTTGTCCAGGAGACCTCCCTGTGA